Proteins from a single region of Lysinibacillus sp. JNUCC-52:
- a CDS encoding EamA family transporter: MQKLKFSLVVLLGACSYGVLSSILKVGFSNGFTFPELLGGQYVFGWFGLLLLVIIFSRHKVSLKNILSLLAVGITMSLTSIFYGFSVKELPASIAIVLLFQFTWMGVLIEAIANKTVPSREKVISIIILFVGTLFAGGIFEGLGQQLSMKGILFGLLAAITFSLYIFASGRVSTEVPIYSKSFLMTTSATLFVCLVFPPTYLIDGTLQAGLWKYALILGFFGVVIPVICFSVGIPKVGTGLGTILGAVELPTAVIASITLVHEVVSPLRWFGIVCILLGIFIPQILEVRKEKRLTRFDYETTKV, from the coding sequence TTGCAAAAATTGAAGTTTTCTTTAGTCGTTTTATTAGGTGCCTGTAGCTATGGGGTCCTATCTTCTATTCTAAAAGTTGGATTTTCAAATGGCTTTACCTTTCCTGAACTTTTAGGTGGACAATATGTATTTGGCTGGTTTGGACTATTATTGCTCGTTATTATTTTTTCTCGTCATAAAGTATCTTTGAAAAATATACTATCGCTGTTAGCGGTTGGGATCACAATGAGTTTAACAAGCATTTTTTACGGGTTTTCTGTAAAAGAACTACCCGCCTCTATTGCGATTGTGTTGTTATTTCAATTCACATGGATGGGCGTTCTCATTGAAGCAATTGCAAATAAAACTGTTCCAAGTCGTGAAAAGGTAATTTCAATTATCATTTTATTTGTAGGAACATTGTTTGCTGGAGGTATATTTGAAGGTTTAGGACAGCAATTATCGATGAAAGGTATACTCTTTGGATTACTAGCAGCTATAACCTTTTCACTCTATATTTTTGCAAGTGGACGAGTTTCCACCGAAGTACCAATTTATTCAAAAAGCTTTCTTATGACAACGAGTGCAACTCTTTTTGTTTGTTTAGTTTTCCCACCGACATACTTGATTGATGGTACACTGCAGGCAGGATTATGGAAATATGCATTAATACTTGGTTTTTTTGGTGTTGTTATACCTGTCATTTGTTTTTCTGTTGGTATACCAAAAGTAGGGACAGGCCTTGGAACCATTTTAGGAGCTGTCGAACTACCAACAGCGGTTATCGCTTCTATTACACTTGTTCATGAAGTCGTTTCTCCTTTGCGATGGTTTGGAATTGTGTGTATTTTATTAGGGATTTTTATACCGCAAATATTAGAAGTACGGAAAGAGAAGAGACTAACCCGTTTTGACTATGAAACGACAAAGGTTTAA
- a CDS encoding threonine aldolase family protein, whose protein sequence is MIRFESDYAEGAHKQILSRLIETNEEQTPGYGMDEHCEKARGYIRKACGVENADVHFLVGGTQTNTTIIASILRPHQGAVAATTGHIAVHETGAIEATGHKVLTLPSDDGKITAQQVKELYDAHWNDVTHEHMVQPGLVYISHPSENGTTYSKSELEELSKVCRQCSLPLMMDGARLGYGLVSKDSDLSLEDIAQLCDVFYIGGTKVGAMFGEAVVIINENLKKDFRYFIKQNGGMLAKGRLLGIQFETLFEDGLYYEISNHAVEMAMMIREAFVAEGYVLRYDSTTNQQFPILPNDVLTKLGTKYSFSFWEQVDATQSVVRFCTSWATKKADVEMLIEDIKKLK, encoded by the coding sequence ATGATACGTTTTGAAAGTGACTATGCAGAAGGTGCTCATAAGCAAATACTGAGCCGACTAATTGAAACGAATGAAGAGCAGACACCTGGTTATGGAATGGATGAACATTGCGAAAAAGCTAGAGGGTATATTAGAAAAGCATGTGGCGTTGAAAATGCAGATGTCCACTTCTTAGTTGGTGGAACACAAACGAATACGACAATTATCGCGTCGATTTTGCGTCCACATCAAGGTGCAGTTGCAGCAACTACAGGTCATATTGCAGTACATGAAACAGGCGCGATTGAAGCTACTGGTCATAAAGTACTTACTTTACCGAGTGATGATGGCAAAATTACAGCACAGCAAGTAAAAGAATTATATGATGCACATTGGAATGATGTCACGCATGAGCATATGGTTCAGCCAGGCTTAGTTTACATATCTCATCCTAGCGAGAATGGGACGACTTACAGTAAATCCGAATTGGAGGAATTAAGCAAAGTTTGCCGACAATGTAGTTTGCCGTTAATGATGGATGGAGCTCGATTAGGATATGGTCTTGTGTCCAAAGATAGCGATCTATCCTTAGAAGATATTGCTCAACTTTGTGATGTCTTCTATATTGGTGGAACAAAGGTAGGTGCAATGTTTGGGGAAGCGGTAGTCATTATAAATGAAAACCTTAAAAAAGATTTTCGCTATTTTATTAAGCAAAATGGCGGCATGCTCGCTAAAGGGAGATTGTTAGGAATTCAATTTGAGACGTTATTTGAAGATGGCTTATACTATGAGATTTCTAATCATGCTGTGGAAATGGCAATGATGATACGAGAAGCGTTTGTTGCAGAAGGTTATGTATTAAGATATGATTCCACAACAAATCAACAGTTCCCTATTTTACCGAATGATGTGTTAACTAAATTAGGTACGAAATATTCATTTTCCTTTTGGGAACAGGTCGATGCTACGCAAAGTGTCGTAAGATTTTGTACGAGCTGGGCAACGAAAAAGGCAGATGTTGAAATGCTCATTGAGGATATTAAGAAATTAAAATAA
- a CDS encoding zinc-dependent alcohol dehydrogenase family protein → MKAKYIKFSEFGCPKDVLNIDYKTIEPPINNEVLVRMLARPINPSDLIPIRGSYAHRISLPSIPGYEGVGIVEDVGSIVSKNLIGKRVLPLRGEGTWQEFVKTSADFVVSLPNSIDDFTAAQLYINPVTAWVVCTEVLKLKPDDVLLVNAGGSAIGHIFAQLSKIIGFQLIAVTRSNKYTDELLQLGASYVIDTSKSALINTVMELTNGRGADAAIDSIGGADGNDLAFSVRPNGQFLTIGLLSGIQVNWAAIVNQAKVKANMFHLRHWNKSVSTSKWQETFNHLIKLIDEKKLRLMTVDSTYDLSELNKAIDAVESSKKANGKIFLTSY, encoded by the coding sequence ATGAAAGCAAAATATATTAAATTTAGCGAATTTGGCTGTCCCAAAGATGTATTGAACATTGACTATAAAACAATTGAACCACCAATTAATAATGAAGTTCTTGTACGAATGCTTGCCCGTCCTATCAATCCTTCTGATTTAATTCCAATTAGAGGGTCGTATGCTCATCGCATATCATTACCTAGCATTCCTGGTTATGAAGGAGTTGGGATTGTTGAAGATGTAGGTTCAATTGTTTCAAAGAATCTTATTGGTAAACGAGTTTTACCTTTACGAGGGGAAGGGACATGGCAAGAATTTGTAAAGACATCAGCAGATTTTGTCGTTTCTTTACCGAATTCAATTGATGATTTTACAGCTGCCCAACTGTATATTAATCCAGTTACTGCATGGGTAGTTTGTACGGAAGTGTTAAAATTAAAACCAGATGATGTTTTATTAGTGAATGCAGGTGGTTCTGCTATTGGACATATTTTTGCTCAATTATCAAAGATTATAGGCTTTCAATTAATTGCTGTGACAAGAAGTAATAAATATACAGATGAATTACTTCAACTTGGCGCGTCTTATGTTATAGATACCTCTAAAAGTGCTTTAATTAATACTGTTATGGAATTAACAAACGGAAGGGGGGCAGATGCCGCAATTGATTCAATTGGTGGTGCGGATGGTAATGATTTAGCTTTTAGTGTTCGTCCAAATGGACAGTTTTTAACCATTGGGCTTTTATCAGGGATACAAGTAAACTGGGCAGCTATAGTAAATCAAGCGAAAGTGAAAGCAAATATGTTTCATTTACGGCATTGGAATAAAAGTGTCTCAACAAGTAAGTGGCAAGAAACTTTTAATCATTTAATAAAGCTAATCGATGAAAAAAAATTACGTTTAATGACCGTCGATTCGACGTATGACTTATCAGAGTTAAACAAGGCAATAGATGCAGTAGAATCTTCTAAAAAAGCTAATGGAAAAATATTTTTAACAAGCTACTGA
- a CDS encoding GNAT family N-acetyltransferase codes for MNKIRTETDRLIIRLLEEEDYSSWLTQYENRLPSQHKYDEGKIDMSICTKEWFRDLVAEHFQMAVDDKVYIFGVFRKDDNAHIGFVDFSTIMRREFQWARFGYTIHNQFWKQGYGKEAVKAGIGLAFEKLNYHRIEAHINIDNVASIKLAESVGLVYECTRKGFIFENNHWTDHLVYVINAK; via the coding sequence TTGAATAAGATAAGAACTGAAACAGATAGATTAATTATCCGATTATTAGAAGAGGAAGATTATTCATCTTGGCTTACGCAATATGAAAATCGTCTACCTTCTCAGCATAAATACGATGAAGGTAAAATAGATATGAGCATTTGTACAAAAGAGTGGTTTCGTGATTTAGTGGCTGAACATTTTCAAATGGCTGTTGATGACAAAGTTTATATATTTGGCGTGTTTAGAAAAGACGATAATGCTCATATTGGCTTTGTAGATTTTTCGACAATTATGAGAAGAGAATTTCAATGGGCTAGATTCGGTTACACAATCCATAATCAATTTTGGAAACAAGGTTATGGTAAAGAGGCTGTAAAAGCTGGGATTGGTCTAGCGTTTGAAAAATTAAATTATCATCGAATAGAAGCTCACATTAATATTGATAATGTGGCGTCTATAAAATTGGCAGAAAGTGTTGGTCTGGTTTATGAATGTACAAGGAAAGGTTTCATCTTCGAGAACAATCATTGGACAGATCATCTAGTTTACGTTATAAATGCAAAGTAA
- a CDS encoding SDR family oxidoreductase, translated as MGNPHLTDPRKKFQTRKFPDQEQNTPALQNEMRPKPDCGEESYKGYNRLEGRNALITGGDSGIGRAAAIAYAREGANVAIQFFPGEEEDANEVKEYIEKAGRKALLLPYDLREDGSATEIVTKTVEAFGGLDTLVLNAAQQIAQPSLSDLTIKQVQDTFKVNIISMFETVKAAEEHLEPGSAIITTTSVQSFDPSPSLMDYAATKGAISNFMVSLSTYFASKGVRVNGVAPGPIWTPLQLDNGQLQGQIPEFGQNTPLGRAGQPVELAPVYVLLASDEGSYITGQIYGVTGGKPIDL; from the coding sequence ATGGGAAACCCACATCTAACAGACCCACGTAAGAAATTTCAAACGAGAAAATTCCCGGATCAAGAACAGAACACTCCAGCGCTACAAAATGAAATGAGACCCAAACCTGACTGTGGAGAAGAATCATATAAAGGATACAATCGGTTAGAAGGGCGTAATGCCTTAATTACTGGAGGCGATTCTGGTATTGGTCGTGCCGCCGCCATTGCCTATGCACGTGAAGGAGCTAATGTAGCCATCCAATTCTTCCCTGGCGAAGAGGAAGATGCTAACGAAGTCAAAGAATACATTGAAAAAGCAGGTAGAAAAGCCTTACTGCTACCATATGACTTGCGAGAAGATGGCTCAGCGACAGAGATTGTTACAAAAACAGTGGAAGCTTTTGGCGGATTGGACACGCTTGTATTGAATGCTGCGCAACAAATCGCACAGCCTTCCCTAAGTGATTTAACAATCAAACAAGTGCAAGACACTTTCAAAGTAAACATCATCAGCATGTTTGAGACCGTAAAAGCTGCTGAAGAACATTTGGAACCTGGAAGTGCGATTATTACCACCACCTCAGTTCAATCTTTCGATCCGTCCCCATCTTTAATGGATTATGCCGCTACAAAAGGTGCGATAAGCAACTTTATGGTATCGCTATCCACATACTTTGCTTCTAAGGGTGTGCGCGTCAATGGTGTCGCGCCAGGACCAATATGGACGCCATTGCAATTAGATAATGGACAATTGCAAGGACAAATTCCTGAATTTGGGCAAAATACGCCACTCGGTCGTGCAGGACAACCAGTGGAGCTTGCGCCGGTATATGTTCTTCTAGCTTCTGATGAAGGAAGTTATATTACCGGTCAGATTTATGGGGTGACAGGTGGCAAGCCGATAGACTTGTAA
- a CDS encoding MFS transporter, which produces MSRWKYPLILLGGIGISNVGAWVYLIALNLIILNETGSPLAIAILYILGPIATICSNAWAGSLIDRINTRRLMMCLDIFRAICIALIPFLPSFIYVYVLAFIINMGSAIFQPTSMVYMTKLIPENDRQRFNALRSFINSCGSLIGPVIAGILFWMGTPYTAIHINAVALFFSAFIIMMLPNVDTRLNETEAQRFTWDLIKKDFRMVYHFSKNDTYITKIYLIFSGTTIFMTAIDSLEAAFAKGILSISDTNYGFLLSIFGAGIIIGSIINSVFSKQLAVNLLIGMGTIFTSIGYVVLYSSSGFMSAATGVFIIGFAVTFANTGFLTFYQNHVPVKMMGRFGSIFSVIEAGCIVALTIVIGLAAEWTAIRPVGLMGSFAFLLLGLLALKAVTGAKRQKYFKKEFLL; this is translated from the coding sequence ATGTCCAGATGGAAATATCCTTTAATCCTTTTAGGGGGAATAGGCATTTCAAATGTCGGTGCATGGGTGTACCTAATCGCACTAAATTTAATTATATTGAATGAAACAGGTTCTCCACTTGCAATTGCTATTTTATATATATTAGGTCCCATTGCAACAATATGTTCGAATGCTTGGGCAGGTAGTTTAATTGATCGGATAAATACAAGACGACTTATGATGTGTTTAGATATTTTTCGAGCAATTTGTATTGCGTTAATTCCGTTTTTACCTTCATTTATTTATGTTTATGTACTAGCTTTTATCATTAATATGGGCAGTGCTATTTTTCAGCCTACTTCTATGGTGTATATGACAAAACTTATACCAGAAAACGATCGGCAACGTTTTAATGCGCTACGTAGTTTTATTAACTCATGTGGTTCACTAATTGGCCCTGTCATCGCTGGAATCTTGTTTTGGATGGGGACTCCTTATACGGCCATTCATATTAATGCAGTGGCTTTATTTTTTTCAGCATTCATAATTATGATGCTACCGAATGTTGATACAAGACTCAACGAGACAGAGGCGCAAAGATTTACATGGGACTTGATAAAAAAAGATTTTCGCATGGTATATCATTTTAGTAAGAACGATACCTATATCACAAAAATATATTTAATATTTAGTGGGACTACGATATTTATGACTGCGATTGATTCCCTTGAGGCAGCGTTTGCTAAAGGCATCCTTTCCATATCAGACACCAATTATGGCTTTTTATTAAGTATCTTTGGAGCGGGTATTATAATAGGATCAATTATTAACTCAGTATTTTCAAAACAACTTGCAGTGAATTTATTAATTGGTATGGGGACTATTTTTACCTCAATAGGTTATGTCGTCCTTTATAGTTCGAGTGGCTTTATGAGTGCAGCAACAGGGGTATTTATAATAGGGTTTGCAGTTACATTTGCAAATACAGGATTTTTGACGTTTTACCAAAATCATGTTCCTGTGAAGATGATGGGGAGATTTGGCAGCATCTTTAGTGTCATTGAAGCGGGTTGCATTGTAGCTTTAACAATTGTAATAGGGTTAGCTGCTGAATGGACTGCCATCCGTCCTGTTGGATTAATGGGGTCATTTGCCTTTTTATTATTAGGTTTATTGGCATTGAAAGCTGTAACAGGTGCAAAAAGGCAGAAGTATTTTAAAAAAGAGTTTCTACTTTAA
- a CDS encoding stage III sporulation protein AH has translation MIREKVEGKRYQHLIEFLATRCNRFAFVENRQLMDDEKLRLAFVDEIMAEIKDQIIDRKIQRQWETTILGESTAFVFYFHLNNVTTQFLKERSNSLFGWITPKLPEDLMFYQDDQCLLAACSHEGFFIVDENLWNSFNDA, from the coding sequence ATGATTAGAGAAAAAGTTGAAGGGAAACGATACCAACATCTTATTGAGTTTCTTGCAACGAGATGTAACCGTTTTGCGTTTGTAGAGAACAGACAATTAATGGATGATGAAAAACTGAGGCTAGCCTTTGTCGATGAAATAATGGCAGAAATAAAAGACCAAATTATCGACAGGAAAATTCAACGACAGTGGGAGACAACAATACTTGGTGAAAGTACAGCATTTGTTTTTTATTTTCATTTAAATAACGTTACGACACAATTTTTAAAGGAGCGAAGCAACTCACTTTTTGGTTGGATTACTCCAAAATTACCAGAGGATTTGATGTTTTATCAAGATGATCAATGTTTACTAGCAGCATGTTCGCATGAAGGTTTTTTTATCGTTGATGAAAATCTATGGAATAGTTTTAATGATGCATGA
- a CDS encoding sigma-70 family RNA polymerase sigma factor, whose amino-acid sequence MEFEITQRAIRGDHQAILSLIEMDEDILYRMAFTYMKNEQDALDVMQELVYKALKKMHTVQQLEYARTWLVRVLINCCKDHLRKRQQTIQIEEYHLFEWAIYSDIEKLLEQLTLSEQQLVYMKYFQQLKNKEIAELNQIPEGTVKSKLHHILKKLRTFAREKEDWL is encoded by the coding sequence ATGGAATTTGAAATTACACAGCGTGCTATACGTGGCGATCATCAAGCGATACTTTCTCTGATTGAAATGGATGAAGATATTTTATATCGCATGGCTTTTACATACATGAAAAATGAGCAAGACGCCTTAGACGTAATGCAGGAGCTAGTTTATAAGGCACTAAAAAAAATGCATACCGTTCAACAGCTCGAATATGCCAGAACATGGCTCGTGCGCGTCTTAATCAATTGTTGTAAAGATCATTTACGTAAACGCCAACAAACAATTCAAATTGAAGAATATCACTTATTTGAATGGGCCATTTACTCAGATATTGAGAAATTGTTAGAGCAATTAACCTTATCAGAGCAGCAACTCGTCTATATGAAATATTTCCAGCAACTTAAAAACAAAGAAATTGCCGAGCTCAATCAAATTCCTGAGGGTACTGTAAAGTCGAAGCTTCATCACATTCTAAAAAAACTTAGAACCTTCGCAAGAGAAAAGGAGGACTGGTTATGA
- a CDS encoding DMT family transporter encodes MKKYYGLLLLTCLLWAGSFVVSKTLVEHASPITLTTLRWFIAVFCLVPIVWWKEKKILPPKNAILPLAFMGLTGVVLFNVLQFLALERTTATNVGLISTLNMISIAICSVIFLKEKITMLQFFAMSISFCGVLLVLSKGKIDYLLSLKFNTGDLWMLAAVCIWGLYTICSKWAMTKTSALMSTLYSAIFGLIMLLPISVPRFTVADINTAFILGILYTGVLATVLCMLFWNMCVLHLGSTTSGVFLNFNPIFTAILAFLLLGENMSWLQGIGSIIAIGGCYLFSYFAKKTETTNDGIVSQIGTT; translated from the coding sequence GTGAAGAAGTATTATGGCTTGTTGCTTTTAACTTGTTTATTATGGGCTGGAAGTTTTGTTGTTAGTAAAACGCTCGTTGAACATGCTTCACCTATCACCTTGACGACTTTAAGGTGGTTCATTGCTGTCTTTTGTCTTGTGCCTATTGTATGGTGGAAAGAGAAAAAGATTTTGCCTCCCAAAAATGCAATACTTCCTTTAGCTTTCATGGGGTTAACAGGTGTTGTGCTATTTAATGTTCTACAGTTTTTAGCATTAGAGCGGACTACCGCAACAAATGTTGGCTTAATATCAACATTAAATATGATTTCCATTGCTATTTGTTCAGTAATATTTTTAAAAGAGAAAATAACAATGCTACAATTCTTTGCCATGAGTATCTCCTTTTGTGGCGTCCTACTTGTACTATCTAAAGGGAAAATAGACTACTTACTATCATTAAAGTTTAATACAGGTGATTTATGGATGCTTGCTGCAGTATGTATATGGGGACTATATACGATTTGTAGTAAGTGGGCAATGACTAAAACATCGGCTTTGATGTCTACTTTATACTCAGCTATTTTTGGCCTAATAATGCTTTTACCGATAAGCGTACCAAGATTTACTGTTGCCGATATCAATACTGCTTTCATTTTGGGAATTCTTTATACAGGTGTATTAGCAACGGTATTATGTATGTTATTTTGGAATATGTGTGTTCTCCATTTAGGCTCAACAACATCGGGTGTTTTCTTAAATTTTAATCCAATATTTACTGCCATTTTAGCTTTTCTTCTATTGGGAGAAAATATGAGTTGGTTACAAGGCATAGGTAGTATTATTGCAATAGGTGGATGTTATTTATTTTCATACTTTGCAAAAAAGACTGAAACAACAAATGATGGAATTGTATCACAAATCGGTACAACTTGA
- a CDS encoding DUF5071 domain-containing protein — MKGYDDFLPRSVYDVDKVAEIKKLDRDTQMSLLQDLLVFTQDMNWPVAPGVLEILLTFPEEIVPHVQAVLSSEDDNWKWFLLHFLVIKLPVASKVQFKDYLSKVAENPTKMERAEELDEIAKEILATLSLYK, encoded by the coding sequence TTGAAAGGATATGACGATTTTCTACCAAGGAGCGTATACGATGTTGATAAGGTAGCAGAAATTAAAAAACTGGATAGAGATACACAAATGTCTTTACTGCAGGACCTTCTCGTATTTACGCAGGATATGAACTGGCCAGTTGCACCTGGTGTATTAGAAATTCTATTAACTTTCCCCGAGGAAATTGTCCCCCATGTGCAAGCTGTATTATCGTCAGAGGATGACAATTGGAAGTGGTTTCTTCTCCACTTTCTAGTGATTAAATTGCCTGTAGCGTCAAAAGTTCAATTTAAAGATTATTTATCGAAGGTAGCCGAAAATCCTACAAAAATGGAACGTGCGGAAGAACTGGATGAAATCGCAAAGGAAATTTTAGCAACGCTCAGCTTATATAAATAA
- a CDS encoding LysR family transcriptional regulator — protein MTFQQFRYLVEIAKHNSISKAASALYITQPSISKSVRDLETELGITILDRTNKGVFFTKEGTELLFYAKMLLEQTEAVKHHFDKDKKIGLTKFSISSQHYSFAIEAVANLMEHLNERKYELAVREGKSTDVIDDISSSRSIVGILSVSELNKHFFERHFISKALTFTPLASLKQHVFLRKEHPLAHYETITFEQLRDYPYLSYQQDDMLLHFAEETLHVNNIEKLVYVTDRGTMNNLLSNTNGYNLGTGCIVNNYMNPNIFSIPLEESQLIQVGYVKRNDVFLPEELLIYLDFVKLALEKSMPKVN, from the coding sequence ATGACATTTCAGCAATTTCGCTATCTTGTAGAGATAGCCAAACATAATTCAATTAGTAAAGCCGCTTCGGCACTTTACATAACACAGCCTAGTATTAGTAAATCAGTGCGTGATTTGGAGACTGAGCTAGGAATTACAATTCTAGACCGAACGAACAAAGGGGTTTTTTTTACAAAAGAAGGAACGGAATTATTGTTTTATGCAAAAATGCTACTTGAACAAACAGAGGCTGTTAAGCATCATTTTGATAAAGACAAAAAAATTGGTCTAACGAAGTTTTCCATTTCATCACAACATTATAGTTTTGCCATAGAGGCTGTTGCGAATTTAATGGAGCATTTGAATGAACGGAAATATGAGCTAGCAGTTCGGGAGGGGAAATCCACTGACGTTATTGATGACATATCTTCAAGCAGGAGCATTGTTGGTATTTTATCTGTAAGCGAATTAAATAAACACTTTTTTGAGCGCCATTTCATCTCAAAAGCATTAACGTTTACACCACTGGCTTCATTGAAGCAGCACGTCTTTTTACGCAAAGAACATCCTTTAGCTCATTATGAAACGATTACTTTTGAACAATTACGCGACTATCCTTATCTAAGCTATCAGCAGGATGATATGCTTTTACATTTTGCAGAAGAAACGCTCCATGTTAACAATATTGAAAAGCTCGTCTATGTGACAGATCGTGGCACGATGAATAACCTGCTCTCTAATACGAATGGCTACAACCTTGGAACAGGTTGCATTGTGAACAATTACATGAACCCTAACATCTTCTCGATTCCATTAGAAGAAAGTCAGCTCATTCAAGTTGGATATGTGAAACGAAATGATGTCTTTTTGCCAGAAGAGCTTCTCATTTATCTCGATTTTGTTAAATTAGCATTGGAAAAATCAATGCCTAAAGTAAATTAA
- a CDS encoding DUF5412 family protein — protein sequence MALVSTIYLYETYFFTFNDIDREFVQKGPGPVVSPTEKYTANAYYEPYGGAAGGVNVWVEIKNNSENNNVHTIYYSDAKSNFSMKWLDEDILSIINDDPDFPNSNRSIKLKVGKEIYHENGLACKSLLMKGDYDTCYQD from the coding sequence ATGGCTTTAGTATCTACAATCTATCTATATGAAACATATTTTTTTACATTTAATGATATAGATCGAGAATTCGTCCAAAAGGGACCTGGCCCTGTCGTATCCCCAACAGAAAAGTATACTGCCAATGCTTATTACGAGCCATATGGTGGTGCAGCAGGTGGAGTGAATGTCTGGGTAGAAATTAAAAACAATAGTGAGAACAATAATGTACATACAATTTATTATAGTGATGCAAAAAGTAATTTTTCTATGAAATGGCTTGATGAGGATATCTTGTCTATTATAAATGATGACCCAGATTTTCCAAATTCAAATCGAAGTATTAAATTAAAAGTAGGTAAAGAGATTTATCACGAAAATGGATTGGCTTGTAAAAGTTTGTTAATGAAAGGCGATTATGACACTTGTTATCAAGATTAA
- a CDS encoding GNAT family N-acetyltransferase codes for MIREAMPNDLMDILNIYNDAIVHTTAVYTYKPQTLENRQSWYDQKMQEGNPILVYELEKKVVGFATFGPFRAWPAYKYSIEHSIYVDKNYRKKGIGTTLLTELIAIATEREYMTLIAGIDAQNEKSIDMHKNFGFVYSGTIKKAGFKFNRWLDLDFYQLELQGPKNPVEE; via the coding sequence ATGATAAGAGAAGCAATGCCAAATGATTTAATGGACATTTTAAACATTTATAATGATGCAATTGTCCATACGACTGCTGTCTACACGTATAAACCGCAAACTCTTGAAAATAGACAAAGTTGGTATGATCAAAAGATGCAAGAGGGCAATCCAATACTAGTATACGAATTAGAGAAGAAAGTGGTAGGATTTGCGACATTTGGCCCTTTTAGAGCATGGCCAGCTTACAAATATTCGATTGAGCATTCTATTTATGTAGATAAAAATTATAGAAAAAAAGGTATTGGAACGACATTACTTACAGAATTAATTGCGATTGCAACAGAAAGAGAATACATGACATTAATTGCTGGAATTGATGCTCAAAATGAAAAAAGTATTGATATGCATAAAAACTTTGGCTTTGTCTATTCAGGAACTATAAAAAAAGCAGGTTTTAAATTTAATCGTTGGCTTGACTTGGATTTTTACCAATTAGAATTGCAAGGTCCTAAAAATCCTGTAGAAGAATAA
- a CDS encoding GNAT family N-acetyltransferase — MKYIESDNVTKQEKEYIFQELLKYNLESIEEKLIRDIGLFVEDEEGKRVAGLIGDTHGNWLEVEYLWVSEELRGQHIGTELMMKAEKIAMNRGCKYAFLNTFSFQAPDFYIKLGYQEEFVLNHYPLTGKRYYYTKTL, encoded by the coding sequence ATGAAATACATTGAATCAGATAATGTGACTAAACAGGAAAAAGAATATATTTTTCAAGAACTATTAAAATACAATCTTGAAAGTATTGAAGAAAAGCTAATAAGAGATATTGGTCTATTTGTAGAAGATGAAGAGGGGAAAAGGGTTGCGGGTTTGATTGGGGATACACATGGAAATTGGTTGGAAGTTGAGTATTTATGGGTAAGTGAAGAACTTCGTGGACAGCATATTGGTACCGAATTGATGATGAAAGCTGAGAAGATTGCTATGAACAGAGGATGCAAATATGCTTTCCTAAATACGTTTAGTTTTCAAGCACCCGATTTTTATATCAAGCTAGGCTATCAAGAAGAATTTGTCCTCAATCATTATCCGCTAACGGGGAAGCGATATTATTACACAAAAACGCTTTAA